The genome window TGAAGGTCTGAAACTCTATGTCGACGGTGTGCTCAGCGCGAGCAACTCTAAGTCCACAGGCAACTATGGTAGCTCCAGCACCTCATTCAATATCGGAGGCGGTGGTATCTGGCACAAGAAGAACGACTGGTTTACCGGCGACATCAAGGACGTACGTGTTTATGACCGCGCGGTTGATATCACGGAGTTCTACCCGCTAGGCAAAGATGCTGAGTAGGTCTTAACTTATTTTAATTGGTTCATATCAGGCCCGTCGCGTGATTTAGCGTGACGGGCTTTTTATATTAAAAGTTTCTCGTTGGGTAATGATATGTTTTTTCTAACTAAATGTTTATTAATAATGTTAGAATGCTGTTGTTTATGCCAGTAGGTGAGTGGTTTATGCGAGTGACGTTATTGGATAGGGTGAAAACTGCCTGAATTTATTTCAGGCGGGACTCAATCGATCGTGCTCAGGGATCCTGACATGACCGTGCTCTCTAACTACATAACTACATGCAATATGAATAATAACCTCATTGGGGCGCCGATTGCAGCGGCCTGCTTTAGCGTATTGTGCGCCGGTCTCTCAGAGGCTGCTCCAACAGCGCTCACACAGTCGGTGACGTATAATGGCGAGACCATTACGCTCCAGCTGAAGAAGGAAAGTCTGCGTGGCGCGGGCTTTGAAGTATTTGTCCAGAACAGCAGCGGCGGTCTGGATGCCTACTCACCCGTGGATGAACGTTCTTACATTGGTACCGTGGACGAGTATCCAGGAGCGATTGCCTGCGGAATTCAAAAGGATGACGGGACCTTTCGTGGGGCTGTGTATTTTGATCGGGGTGCGACTTGGTTTACCCAGGGCTCCTCGGTGACAGGAACGCGTGGTACGTCTTATTCTAACTTCACCAACTACCAGTACCCTACAGCACCTACCGTGCAAGCTGGGCAGGCGGGGTCTACCGTCTACGGTTTTGGTCTCGGCATTGACGCTGATTCGAATTACTTTAATGTGAGATCTGGAAGTGATGTGGACACTGCAATGGAGGGGATTGAGTACTCCATCAGTCTCGTTCGGGCTCTTTACATGAGGGATGCCTTGCTGCGTCCGTACCTTGAGCGAATCGTGATTCGGGCAGATGCTGCACAGGATCCTTTTGTCGGTTCATCCTCCTATTTGAGTGATCTTCGTAGTCATTGGAATACCAATTTCACAACGATCAATCCTGATGTGGTGGCAGGTGTTTCCACGGGAAAGGTGGGCGGAGGTCTTGCCTATGTAGGGACAGTGGGTACTTCGAGTAAATATTCGATCAATGACTCGGGTTCTGGTGGAGCATTTGATGTGATATTCAGGCACGAACTCGGCCACAACTGGAGCTGCTCACATTTCGTAGGTGGAAGCCCGGAGGGTGCAGGCATCATGGGGGGAAACCAGCCTGCACGTTTCAGTGGTTGTGAAGTCTACCGGATACTCAATCATCGGGATAGTCGCTTGGGCATCATGAATACTCAGGAGAGTTTCACGGCCGTTGAGATCGCGCCTTATGCGAGTATGGATGTGGCGACCTACGTGCGTGCCAGGTCTGGTGAGTTAAGCATCGATGTTACGGCAAATGACCACGATGCGAACGGTCAGAGCATTAATCTTACCTCCTTTGATGCAACATCAGCGAATGGTGGCACTGTGACTCAGCAGGGTTCACAGTTGGTTTATGTGGCGCCGCTAGGATTCACTGGTACGGATTACTTTGAGTACCAGATCACAGACAGTGCCGGTAAAACGGCTACTGGTGTCACAGTGATCGAGGTGATCGATCCTGTTGATCCCGTAGCGGTATGGAAATTTGACGATTCACAGGATCGGACAAAAGCCTCCATCGGCACAGACCTTCAGCTGGTTGGTTCTCATCAGACCACAGCTGGTATTGATGGTAGCGATGGAGCTGTTCGTATCGGGCAGGGAAGCCACTACATCGCCACCCACGGTATCGCCGCTAATGGTAGTGGAACCAAGGTGAATGAGTATACTCTACTGATGGATGTGAAAGCTCCATCTGCTAGCACGGGTACATGGAGGGCATTCTTCCAGACGGATACAACCAACAGTAATGACGGTGATTGCTTCATCAGGAATTCCAATGAAACGATAGGTGTAAGCACTACGGGATATAGCTCCTGGTCAATGCCTGCGGATACATGGGTAAGGCTGGCAGTGGTTGTCGACAATGATAGCTTCTACCGCATTTATGCAGATGGAAATCTCATCCTGAATGGCAATACCCAGACATTGGATGGAAACTATGCTTTAGATTCCGTGTTGAGATTCTTTGCTGACAATAACGGTGAAGATCATGATCTGGATGTGTCTGCTATCCGTATCTATGACCAGCCTTTGGGCGCAGCTTATTTGGCGGCACTCGGAGGAGCTGATGCCAGCGTGGCGCCTGTGATTGCAAATGAGACAATCAATGTGTCCGATGAAGCTCCAGCGGCCACTTCGGTTTATCAGGTGGCTGCGATTGATGGTAATGTGGCGGATGTGATTACCTACTCTCTTACAGGAGGGAATACGGGGAATGCATTCTCCATCGATAGTTCCACTGGTGAGCTTACGACCAATATCATGCTGGATGCCGGTGTAGTCAGCCAGTATGTGCTGACTGTAACAGCTACCGATGATGGCGGTCTTACAGGAAGCGGCACGATCACTATCAATGTGGTGAGTGATGCTGATGGCGACGGGATGAAGGACACCTGGGAAATTGCCAACTTCGGCTCTATCGAAGCCAAAGACGGCAGTGGTGATACCGACTCTGACGGTGTCAGTGATCTGTCCGAATTTATCGTAGGTACAGACCCTAATAGCACGGATTCTGATTCCGACGGTTTCAGCGACTCGCTTGAAATTGCAATGAGTACTGATCCGACGGATGGGCAAAGTACACCTAATGCTAGCCTGCAAGGCCTTGTAGGTTGGTGGGAGTTTGACAATGCTGCCGATCTTACCGAGGCCAAGGTGGGTCAGGACCTCGTGCTGAATGGTTCTGATTCTGCGGTGTCTGGCAAAGGAAGCGCGGATGTTGCTGCCCGCATTGGTGCAGGCAGTAATTACCGGGTGAACCACGGCATTGATGCCAATGGTGGCGGTACTCAGGTGAATGAGTACACCTTGTTGCTGGATGTGAGCTATCCGTCATCAAGCGCGGGAACTTGGATCAGCCTATTTCAAACTAACTCAGGAAATGGAGATGATGGCGACTGCTTCGTCCGTAATAGCAATGGTACGATCGGTGTGTCTGCTACCGGTTACAGTGCCTATGCCTTGTCAGCTAATAGCTGGGCAAGACTCGTAGTCACTGTTGATAATGGTTCCTTCTATCGCATCTATGCTGATGGTCAGCAAATTCTGAATGGCTCCGTGCAGGCTGTAGATGGTAGGTTCTCGTTTGGAGATGCCTTGCTTCTCTTTGCCGATAACAACGGAGAGGATAATACCATCGATGTGACTTCTGCTCGCTTATACGACAGGGCTTTGACGGCAGCTGAAGTGTCTGCCCTTGGAGGTGTTCCTCTCTATAAGAGTGCGCCTGTGGCCAGCGATGAAACATTCGCTGTGTCAGAGAATGCATCTGCTGGAAGCGCCGTTGGATCGGTGACTGCCACGGATGCTGATCAGGGGGATACACTTGTCTACAGTATTACGGCAGGCAATGGTGGTGGCGAGTTTGCTATCGATTCCGCTACTGGGGAAATCACGACGACAACAGTACTCGATTATGAATCGACAGTTCAGTATGTGCTGACGGTGGAAGTGAGTGACGGTGCACTGAGTGACTCGGCTACGATTACCGTGGATGTTACAAACGTGAATGAAGCTCCAGTTGCTAGTGGTGCGAGTGTGAGTATCTCAGAAGATGCAGTAATCGGCACTGCCGTGGCTACGGTTGCTTCCACTGATCCCGATTCTGGCGATACTGCGATTTATGCGATCACAGTAGGTAATGATGGGGGCTTCACGATCAATGGTGCCACTGGAGTGATTAGCCTGGCTGCCATGGTGGATTACGAGACGACGACAAGCTACACTCTCACGGTAACCGTGACAGATGGTTCCGGCCTCACTGACACAGCTGCGGTTAATGTTGCCGTGCTTGATGTAGCTTTTGAGGACTATGATAGCGACGGTCTAGAGGATAACTGGGAGATCGCTAACTTCGGTAACACGTCCAGCGCTGATGGAACAGGTGATGCTGATGGTGACGGGCTGACAGATGCAGTAGAGTATGCAGCGGGTACTGATCCTAACTCTAGTGACAGCGATAGCGACGGTATTGTAGATGCGATGGAAATCGCCTTCGGTACCGATCCGACCGACAACCAGAGTTCACCGGGAGCTTATAATGCAGACCTTGTAGGATGGTGGAAGTTTGACGACGTGCTTGACCTAACCAAGGCGACTTGGGGCGCAGACCTCGTGCTGACGGGAAGTGATCAGGCCGTTTACGGCTACGATGGTGCTAGTGGTTCCGACGGTGCATCCAGGATCGGGATCGGTAGCTACTACGCGATGAGTCATGGTATAGCTGCGAATGGTGGCGGTAGCAAAGTGAACGAGTACACGCTCGTCATGGATATCAGCTATCCGGCCAGTAGTGCAAATAAATGGATCAGCCTCTTCCAGACGGATACGACGAATGCTAGCGATGGTGATTGCTTCATTCGTAATTCGAATGGAACGATTGGGCTCTCCGCAACCAAGTACAGTGCATGGTCCTTGGCTTCTGATAGCTGGGTGAGAATTGCAGTATCTGTGGATAACGGATCCTTCTACAGGATCTATGCTGACGGGCAGCAAATTCTTAGCGGTAACACACAAAGTGTGGATGGCAGGTTCTCACTTGAGAGTGTCTTGTTACTCTTTGCTGATAACAATAGTGAAGATAATCCGCTCGATGTGAGCTCTGTCAGGATCTACAGCCGTGCTCTGACAGGCAGCGAGGTTCTGTCTCTGGGGGATGTGACTAATCAATAGATTTCTAACCCTTCATTCTACATTCAAGCCCGCTCTGTAGCTCTGCAGAGCGGGCTTTGCTTTGCCTGGATTGAGGAAAGCGCAAATTGTTTAATCGTAAAGAAGGTGTGGGTATGTTTTGGGGATCTAAATTAAAGGCTTGTTTGAGATTCTTCTAACACATGATGGTGAATGATATGTGGATATGTTGACTATTTGCGTGATGTGAATCAATAGGCGGTTGAGAGTCGTAGGTTTTTAGTGTTCCTGTATTTGCAGGCCGATAAATAAGGGATATTGGTCGTAAGGATACGCGTGTTTAAGGTGTTGGTTACAGTCGTTAACGGAGTGCTTACTTTGAAGAATTAGCGTATCTAGTTTCGTGTGGGTGAATATGCGTATATAGGGGGCAATAATTGTAAGTTTTCGTATGACGGTAATATATGTTTGACGTAGAAGGTGAATATTTGCCTTTATACAATTTATTCTGATCATTTAGTTATATCTGCATTGGTGGATGGTTTATCCGAATAGGCTTCGGTCTATAGGAAACAAGTCACCGATATGACCACCGCTCTCTGGTCAGAAGTTCCGCTCACATTCTCTACAACGCTCAATGAAGCCTCCTCTCGGGGGCATGCTCTGAGAAAACCCACACGCAAAACCCATGACAAACAAACTAAGCGGGTCGCTGCTCGCTCAAGGTTTATTTGTGGCAAGTGCCACTAGCCTTTTTGCAGCTGCACCCGTCGCTCACGATGATGTAATTGCCGCTCAGCAAGATGTCGCACTCCAGCTCGACTATCTTCATCTTAATGACAAAGATGATGACGGTGACGCCCTAACGGTATTGTCCGTTGGAACTCCGCTCTATGGTACACTCACGCCAGTTGGGGCTAACCACTACCAATACACTCCAGCCAGTGGCTTTACTGGCAGGGATAGCTTTACCTATGTGGTTTCTGATGGAAACGGGGGTACAGACACGGCTACTGTGACTATTTCGGTCAATGCTAGTGTTAATATGGAAGCTGCCAGAGATGCGATTCTTCTCAATGTGGCAACTCTAGCAGATCCTACCCAGCCTGGTTACATGACGGCATGGGGGCCGACAGCATTCAGTGTAACCAACTATGCCGGTGAGGGTGAAGACCGACCAATGGTCGCGGCTTCCACGCTCGGTGCAGGTAAGGTGATCGCCATGCCTGACCATCAGTGGTTGAATATGAATAGCTACGGAGGCGATGCGTCCACTGGGAATTTCTACAAGAATGGCATTTCCTGGTTGGCTGGTTCTAGCAGCCAGACCATTAAGATCGTTACTCTTAGTTCAGGGGTTCAAACCTGGCTGCAGGGTGAGGGTTACACGAATGTAGTTCTTTCTAACACATCAAGTCTTTCTACAGACCTCTCAGGTGCAGCGGTTTTGATTCCCGGCTGGCTGGGTAGCAATGCCTCGCAGGCAACGCTCGACACGGTGGGCGACTATGTGAGAGCAGGCGGAGGTCTCTTCATGTGTGACTACAGCCCCGGATACAGCTGGTGGTGGGGTAAGCAGAAGTACGACATTCCGGGCAACAAGCTTTTGCGTGAAGCTGGCATCTATTTTGTAGAGAATGGCTATTCTGGAGGAGTGCAAAACCTCAACCGAGGCAATGACCATGTGGACTTCGACCTGATTGAAGGTGTCTTCACCAATCCAGGGGCGCACACCCAGAACGAAAAAGATTTGGCAGTCGGAGTCATGCAGAAGCTGGTTGACTCCCTACATCCGGATGATATTGCTTACGCTCGTCTTGTAAGTCTCTTTGGGGACACCGTGGCTGGCATTACTCCCACGGAAGCCAATCCGGTGACTGATAGTTTTGAAACAACCTTGCTCGATATCGAGTGCTCACTCTTGGCTAAGCTGGATCCAGCAGAAATGACCGCACATCGTGCAGCACTTCCTGTTTCCGCATCGGCTCCACGCGTGACGAACGCCACCTTTACGGCGGTGTCACCGCCAGCAGGTCATTCCACGAAGACGATCTACACCCCCTTCTATGCGGCTCCTGGTGAGTTGGTGACCGTCAATGTGCCTGCGGAGCTTGCTGGTATTGGTCTGAAGTTGCGTACCAGTCACCTTCGTTCTGGCTCAGGTGGCAATAACTACCCGGTCATGCCGAAGCAGATCATCGATTTCAATCTCGATGCGACCCAAGTACAGATCGCAAACCCGCACGGTGGATTGATCCAGATCATTGTTCCAAGTAATGTCACCTGGACTGGTGATCAGATTGTGACTGTCACGGGCGCTGTTGAAGCTCCTTACTTCAAGCTTGGTGAAACTACCGATGCGGAGTGGGTGGCTGGAATTCGTGACCGTGGTACTCCATTCGGTGTGCTGGATTCCCCTGAGGCTACCTTGGTTATCGATTCAGACATGTATCTCCGCACGCTTAGTGATCCACAAGATGTGATGACCGAGTGGGATTACTTCTGTGGCAAGGTCCGTGAATTCTATGCCTATGATGCTGGTCGCCAGTTGCCAGTGCATCATGACTACTACGCTGCTGGTGGTGTGTCCACTTACCCGCAGTCCTATGGTAGAGGTTCTAACATTACGAACGCAGAAGACCTGCAGTCTTCATCTTATGCGCTGACTCTCCACGAGTACGGTCACATCTGCGACTCTGGGAACATCATCTTCTACGAGTTTGGTGAGACCAGCCCGAACATGGGTGGCAAGTGGATGCAGGAGGTTCACCGTAAGTATTCTTGGAAGCAGGAGCTTACCGTTGGGCGTATTAATAACTACTTCCGCATGCAGGCTGATGATCTCTGGAACCACTACAACCACTATGCGGTGGATGTAAAAGGGACTCCATTTGATCTTCTCTCTGATGAGTTTGGTCCAGCTCTGATCAAGGATACAGTTGCCGCTCTTACAGCAGCTTCCGGTCTTTCTACGAGTCAGGATAAGATTGATGCCTGGGCTACTGAGCTGAGTGCTCGCACAGGTTACAATATGACCGACTTCTTTGCTAGCTGGCAGCTTGTGGTATCAGCAAGTGCGCAGACTAACCTGAGTCAGTACGCTGACTGGATGCCTGTCGAGCGTGTCTCCGAGTCGCTGACCGTTGAAGCCGGGCAGGCTGTGGTCTTTAATGACCCTAGCTCGAATGACTTTAGTTATGATGGTGGTCTGACACTTACGGGTGTAGGTCAACCTTCTAACGGAACGGTTGCACCCAATGGTGACGGTACCTATACCTACACTCCGAATGGAGGATTCACAGGTAGTGATTCCTTCACCTACACAGTGACCAATGCGACTGGAAATGTCTTTACCAGTACTATTGAGGTCAAGGTGCTGAGTGCAGCCAATAATCCTAAGCTGGCAGTTTTCGATGGATTTGCTGACGGCAGTGGCTGGACAACGATCAATCTAGACAAGAGCTACAGCTCCATGGTTGTCGTGGCTCAGCCAGTTGTAGGAGTTGGAGGCCCAGCGATCGCAACTCGTATCCGCAATGCTTCTGGCTCTTCATTCGAAGTTCGTCTGGATCGTATTGATGGTTCCGTCACACCGGTGGGCGCAACTGCGGTACGTTTCCTCGTGGTTGAAGAAGGTGTCTATAACGAAGCGACTCACGGCATTAAGATGGAGGCTGTGAAGTTCAATAGCTCCGTGACGGATGTGGCAGGTTCACTCGCTGGTGAAAGCCGAGCTCTGGCTTATCAGCGTTACGATCATTACTACATTCCAACCGTATTTGGTCAGGTGATGACCAGCAATGATGCGAATTGGTCAGCTTTCTGGTACAGAGGCGGTAGTAACTCCATCTCTGTAGGTAAGCATGTTGGTGAAGATCCTAACGCGACCCGTGCCAATGAGACCATCGGCTACATCGTGATGGAGGCCGGTTCCTATCAGTTTGGCGATTATCAGATTCAGGTTGGTAGTCTTGGTGCTGATGGGCATGATGGTCTGTCAGGTTTGGGAGCTTCCCCCTCAAGTCATAACTTTGAGAGATTTCCCCGTATCGACTCCGCGCTCTTCTCAGCAGATATCACCAAGCCATGGGGAGGTTCTGATGATGGTGATGAAGGCTTCGTGGCCATGCAGTCCCAGGCATCTGGAAATACAGTGAGAGCCTACTTGGTGGAAGATTCACTGGGTGATGCTGAGACGGCTCCTGGCAACAAAGGTGGTTCCTACCTTCTTGCGAATTACACAGGCAGTTCGCCAATCGCCAAGATCGATGCAGCTACCTCTCTTGATGGTAGCCAGACATTGATTTCCGTTTTGGATAACGATGTAGTGAGCGGTGTGCCAATGGTGAGCGTCACTCAGCCAGCGAACGGTACGGTAGTCGTCAATAGTGACGGTACGCTTACCTACACGCCAAATGCGGGATTCACCGGACAAGACAACTTCACGTACACCGTGGATAATGGAGCCTCACAGGTGACTGCACCCGTGAGTGTGGATGTCATCAGCCCGAATGCCAGCCAGGCTGGTATCTTAGAAGATCGCTTCAACGGTATTTCCGGTGGTGATGTCGCCTCATTGACAAGCAGTGCCAATTACCCTGATAGCCCAAGTTCTACTGCTATCTGGACTTCCATCGATTCTGGAACTGGTACAGGCGACTCCTATGGTCGTCGTGTCTATGGTGTCGTAGTTCCTCCTACTACAGGCGACTACACCTTCTGGATTGCTAGTGATGACCACAGTGAGCTCTGGCTCAGTTCTGATAATTCTTCGCAGAACGTCTCTCGTATTGCCTACCTGAATGGTTGGACAGGATATCAGAGCTGGGGCACAGGATCTCAGCAATCAGCAGCCGTAACACTGGAGGCTGGCAAGGCGTACTATATTGAAGTGCTTCACAAAGAAGGTGGTGGCGGTGACCACGTGGCAGTAGCCTGGCAGGGTCCCGGCATTAGTCGGCAGGTGCTTGCCAATCCTTATCTGCATACTGCTGGTGAAACTGCTCCAACTGCAGGTAGCATCGCGAATGTATCCGTGAATGAAGATTCCGCAGACACGGTGATCGATCTTTCCAGTGTCTTCACAGATGGTGACCCTGGAGATGCTGTTAGTGTGGCTATTCATGGAAATACCAATCCAGACCTAGTCTCGGCTTCTATTGTTGGAAATACTCTGACGCTCAGCTATCCTACTTTGGAGAGTGGTGCCGCAACTATCACGGTGCGCGGTACTGACCGTATCAATGCCCTGGCAACAGCCAGTTTCACGGTAACCGTGAATGACGCGAATCCTGATTCCGACGGCGATGGTCTTACTGACTCCTGGGAAGTGGCTAACTTCGGTAGCATCGCAGCCCAGGACGGCAGCGGTGATGCTGATGGTGACGGCCTGAGTAATGCAGGTGAACTCGCTGCAGGAACAGATCCAAACAATCCGGATTCCGATGGTGATGGATTTAGTGATAGCTTTGAATTAGCTCAAGGTTCTAACCCTTCTGATGCACAGAGTTCTCCTGATACCTTACTTGCGGCATTGTGGAAGTTTGACGGCTCATCCACTACCCAGTCGAATGATGTGATTGGTGGAGTTGCCGGTGACTTGGTTGGAGGGGCTTCCCTCACCAGTGATGGGCTGGGTCGCACTGGCTCAGCTGGAGATAAGGCGCTCGATCTGGGTAACAATGGTGACGGTAAACGCCTGGAAACATTGAATCTGGATTTCTTGCAGCAAGCTTCTGCGGATGACAAGCTGACCATTAGTTTCTGGCAAAAACTTGATCAGACTGGAGTTTATATGAGCTCTTTCTGGGCTGTTTCGCCAACCAGTGGGGATGGCAATCGTGGATTGCAGGCTCATACACCTTGGTCTAACGGCACCATCTATTTTGATATGGGTGGTACCACATCAGTAAATCGCGTATCTGCAGCTACACCTGCTGGTGTTGACTGGACTCAGTGGAACCATATTGCCCTTGTGAAGAATGGGGGTACAGCCGAGATCTGGATCAACGGTGTGCTGGCCATGTCTGAGACAGGAAAAGCGGCGTTGGTGACAGACTATACAAAGCTTGTGCTCGGCGCCAATGGTACTGGAGGTAATAGCATTGACGGTTTGTTGGATGAATTCGCTTTCTTCAAGACTGCATTGAATGCTTCACAAATTAGTGATCTTGCGAGTGGTGCGGATCCGGTATCTATCGTTGAAAATGCTGCTCCAGTAGCGACAGACGCTACCTTCAGTGTCAGTGAAAATGCTGCGGCTGGTACTTCAGTCGGCACGGTGAGCGCAACTGATCCTGATGTAGGCGACACGCTTACTTATAGCATCACCGCTGGCAATGGCGGTGGCGAGTTTGCCATCAACTCCTCCACTGGTGAAATCACCACGACAGTGGCTCTCGACTACGAGGCTGCAGCCCAGTATGTGCTGACCGTGGAGGTAAGCGACGGCTCCCTCACCGACACCGCGACCATCACCGTGGACGTGACCAACGTGAACGAAGCCCCTGTGGCCAACGGTGCAAGCGGTAACGTCAACGAAGATGCAGCCGTAGGTACTACCGTGGCTACCGTGACTTCGACTGATCCTGATGCTGGTGACTCCGCGACTTATGCGATCACTGCGGGCAACGACGGTTCCTTTGCAATCGACAGTTCCACTGGTGTGATCACCTCGGCAGCCGGTCTCGACTACGAAACTACCAGCAGCTACACGCTCACCGTAGAAGTGACTGACGGTGGTGGACTCACCGATACCGCCAGCGTAGGCATCGCCATCAACGACGTGGCCAACGACGACTCCGACAGCGACGGCCTGGCCGACGAATGGGAAGTGGCCAACTTCGGCTCGGTCTCCGCCACTGACGGCGCCAGCGACAGCGATGGTGACGGACTATCCAACGCCGAGGAAATGGCAATCGGAGGTGATCCTAACAGCAGTGACTCCGACAGCGACGGCTTCGCCGATGTGCTGGAAGTGACCGTAGGTACCGACCTGGCTGATGCCCAGAGCACCCCGGATTCCACCTACTCCGGACTCCACAGCTGGTGGAATCTCAATGAGGCGGCTGGTGCGACCACCGCACTGGATAACTCCGGCAGCGGCTTCCACGCCAGCGTCAATGACATCACCTTCAACGGCAGCGAAGCTACCTTCGACGGTGTGGACGACGGTCTCAATGCAGGAACTGCAGCAGCGATTCTGGGAACAGGAGATTATACTGTCTCCGCCCATGTGAAGACTGCTGCGGGCTTCAGTGCCACAGGCACCGTCATCCAGCAGCGCGATCCAGGTAGCGTCGGCTACCAGGGTGAGTACATGCTCAACGTGAACGCCAATGGTACGGTGACCTACTTCATCTACAACAGCGGCTATCAGGTGAACCTGACCACCACGGCTACGGTGAACGACGGCAACTGGCACCACATCATGGCTGTCCGCAGCGGCACCACCGTGACCGTCTACATCGATGGCGTGCAGGCTGCACAGGGAACAGGCACCGCCAAGGAGCTGCTCTCCAGAAGCGTGACCATCGGTTACGACCACCGCGACAACAACAAGTACTTCAACGGCTCCATCGACGACGTGCGCGTTTACAACCGTGCAGTGAACAACCAGGAGTTCTACCCGAACAGTGCCCCGACCGCCAGCGACGACACCTTCTCAGTGAATGAGAATGCCGCCGCAGGAACCAGCGTGGGTACCGTGATCGCTACCGATCCTGATGCGGGCGACATCCTTGCGTATGCCATCGTGGCAGGCAACGCAGGCGGCGAGTTCGCTATCGATGCCGGCACCGGTGCCATCACCACGACTGCGGCACTCGACTACG of Rubritalea squalenifaciens DSM 18772 contains these proteins:
- a CDS encoding cadherin domain-containing protein, which encodes MNNNLIGAPIAAACFSVLCAGLSEAAPTALTQSVTYNGETITLQLKKESLRGAGFEVFVQNSSGGLDAYSPVDERSYIGTVDEYPGAIACGIQKDDGTFRGAVYFDRGATWFTQGSSVTGTRGTSYSNFTNYQYPTAPTVQAGQAGSTVYGFGLGIDADSNYFNVRSGSDVDTAMEGIEYSISLVRALYMRDALLRPYLERIVIRADAAQDPFVGSSSYLSDLRSHWNTNFTTINPDVVAGVSTGKVGGGLAYVGTVGTSSKYSINDSGSGGAFDVIFRHELGHNWSCSHFVGGSPEGAGIMGGNQPARFSGCEVYRILNHRDSRLGIMNTQESFTAVEIAPYASMDVATYVRARSGELSIDVTANDHDANGQSINLTSFDATSANGGTVTQQGSQLVYVAPLGFTGTDYFEYQITDSAGKTATGVTVIEVIDPVDPVAVWKFDDSQDRTKASIGTDLQLVGSHQTTAGIDGSDGAVRIGQGSHYIATHGIAANGSGTKVNEYTLLMDVKAPSASTGTWRAFFQTDTTNSNDGDCFIRNSNETIGVSTTGYSSWSMPADTWVRLAVVVDNDSFYRIYADGNLILNGNTQTLDGNYALDSVLRFFADNNGEDHDLDVSAIRIYDQPLGAAYLAALGGADASVAPVIANETINVSDEAPAATSVYQVAAIDGNVADVITYSLTGGNTGNAFSIDSSTGELTTNIMLDAGVVSQYVLTVTATDDGGLTGSGTITINVVSDADGDGMKDTWEIANFGSIEAKDGSGDTDSDGVSDLSEFIVGTDPNSTDSDSDGFSDSLEIAMSTDPTDGQSTPNASLQGLVGWWEFDNAADLTEAKVGQDLVLNGSDSAVSGKGSADVAARIGAGSNYRVNHGIDANGGGTQVNEYTLLLDVSYPSSSAGTWISLFQTNSGNGDDGDCFVRNSNGTIGVSATGYSAYALSANSWARLVVTVDNGSFYRIYADGQQILNGSVQAVDGRFSFGDALLLFADNNGEDNTIDVTSARLYDRALTAAEVSALGGVPLYKSAPVASDETFAVSENASAGSAVGSVTATDADQGDTLVYSITAGNGGGEFAIDSATGEITTTTVLDYESTVQYVLTVEVSDGALSDSATITVDVTNVNEAPVASGASVSISEDAVIGTAVATVASTDPDSGDTAIYAITVGNDGGFTINGATGVISLAAMVDYETTTSYTLTVTVTDGSGLTDTAAVNVAVLDVAFEDYDSDGLEDNWEIANFGNTSSADGTGDADGDGLTDAVEYAAGTDPNSSDSDSDGIVDAMEIAFGTDPTDNQSSPGAYNADLVGWWKFDDVLDLTKATWGADLVLTGSDQAVYGYDGASGSDGASRIGIGSYYAMSHGIAANGGGSKVNEYTLVMDISYPASSANKWISLFQTDTTNASDGDCFIRNSNGTIGLSATKYSAWSLASDSWVRIAVSVDNGSFYRIYADGQQILSGNTQSVDGRFSLESVLLLFADNNSEDNPLDVSSVRIYSRALTGSEVLSLGDVTNQ